A single region of the Nicotiana sylvestris chromosome 6, ASM39365v2, whole genome shotgun sequence genome encodes:
- the LOC104241569 gene encoding uncharacterized protein, with protein MPTIDLSRTPLCITLLPPFQQGPKIQFSLSNSSVNSFLYSFKAKRFHFLKPCSSLRETKKQQTLLKTPNKSPQSFRKLLNLNPKNDDDDYESESERDSGLGNDDNSAIKGTILAGLLIVGVVGGFGTVGYLYKEQINAFLNQFSGFIEGYGAAGYALFIAVYAGLEILAIPAIPLTMSAGLLFGSITGTIIVSISGTVAASVAFLIARYFARERILKLVEGNKKFLAIDKAIGENGFKVVTLLRLSPLLPFSLGNYLYGLTSVKFVPYVLGSWLGMLPGTWAYVSAGAFGRAFIQEESEIGLGGGNQQLLTLGIGLLFTAVAAAYVTRLAKDAMKDIE; from the exons ATGCCCACCATTGATTTGAGCAGAACACCTCTATGTATCACCcttttgcctccttttcaacaagGACCCAAGATTCAATTTTCCCTTTCAAATTCATCTGTTAATTCGTTTCTGTATAGTTTTAAAGCCAAACGGTTTCATTTCTTGAAACCATGTTCTTCACTAAGGGAAACCAAGAAACAGCAGACCCTTTTGAAAACACCAAATAAATCTCCTCAGAGCTTCAGGAAGCTGCTTAATTTGAACCCCaaaaatgatgatgatgattatgAGAGTGAGAGTGAGAGGGATAGTGGATTAGGAAATGATGATAATTCTGCTATTAAAGGTACCATTTTGGCTGGTCTTTTGATTGTGggtgtggttggtggatttggaaCTGTTGGGTACTTATACAAGGAACAGATCAATGCTTTCTTGAACCAGTTTTCTGGCTTTATTGAAG GTTACGGAGCAGCTGGATACGCTCTCTTCATTGCAGTTTATGCTGGGTTAGAA ATCCTTGCAATACCCGCCATTCCACTGACGATGTCAGCTGGTCTTTTATTCGGCTCCATAACTGGAACCATCATTGTTTCCATTAGTGGAACG GTGGCTGCTAGTGTTGCGTTCTTGATTGCCAGATATTTTGCTCGTGAACGTATTCTTAAGCTGGTAGAAGGGAACAAGAAATTTCTTGCAATTGACAAAGCAATTGGAGAAAATGGTTTCAAAGTTGTTACCCTTCTCCGTTTGAGCCCTTTGCTTCCTTTTTCTCTTGGGAATTATCTATATGGTCTGACTTCTGTCAAGTTTGTGCCGTACGTTTTAGGAAG TTGGCTAGGAATGCTTCCTGGAACATGGGCGTACGTGAGCGCAGGTGCATTTGGCCGCGCATTTATT CAAGAGGAATCTGAAATAGGTCTAGGAGGAGGAAACCAACAGCTATTGACCCTTGGAATAGGTTTATTGTTTACAGCAGTTGCTGCAGCCTATGTAACACGGCTTGCTAAG GATGCTATGAAGGATATCGAGTAG
- the LOC138872014 gene encoding secreted RxLR effector protein 161-like: METSKIIDTPIATATRLDMDELGSPINQTMYRGIIGSILYLTASRSNIVFNVGLYARFQSNPKESHLKAAKRILRYLKGTQDLVLYYPSGDNFDLVGYADADYAGYLVDRKSTFGMAHFLGSCIIS, encoded by the coding sequence ATGGAAACATCAAAAATCATTGACACTCCTATTGCCACAGCTACTCGTCTAGACATGGACGAACTCGGTTCCCCTATAAATCAGACCATGTATAGAGGTATCATAGGGTCAATCTTGTATCTCACTGCAAGCAGATCAAACATTGTGTTCAACGTGGGTCTCTATGCAAGGTTTCAATcgaatccaaaggaatctcatctgaaagctgccaaaagaatattgagatatctcaaaggaacgcAGGACTTGGTTCTCTACTATCCCTCAGGAGACAACTTTGATCTTGTTGGGTATGCTGATGCGGATTATGCAGGATATCTGGTGGACAGGAAAAGCACGTTTGGAATGGCACATTTTTTGGGTTCTTGTATAATCTCATAG
- the LOC138872015 gene encoding uncharacterized protein: MAEDSELWDVICDRPFVPTKTVGGPAVTIPKTRKEFNDADRKTLEKNFRAKKILVFSIGPDEYNRILVKQSKIDMLTTEYELFRMKDDESIQDMHTRFTSIINEIHSLGKIIPRNKLLTIDELVDNLKTYKKKKKKEEEEEEEQKEQEEKEKEQKEKEQKEKEKKEEKDNDSSGEDADIAYLTKRFQKMVCRNRGIPKRGSSSKPKAKRNPVPDKRLKRKNAAENVVKQALAACGDSSSESEKDDDQGNSSMMAMENKAAEKQLRVWRKKEDALARKISNVEHERDDLVVVVVDLKETIKCVKKEKEVLIERVANIEHERDDLLVVVVDLKETIEEHKMDNRPGNRQKGKEVASEAHLKLENE; this comes from the exons ATGGCTGAAGACTCCGAGCTTTGGGATGTCATCTGTGATAGACCCTTTGTTCCTACCAAGACTGTTGGTGGCCCAGCTGTAACCATTCCCAAAACAAGGAAGGAATTCAATGACGCTGATCGAAAGACCTTAGAAaagaattttcgtgcaaagaaaattcttgtttTTAGTATTGGTCCTGATGAATATAACAGGATATTG GTCAAGCAATCCAAGATTGACATGCTTACAACTGAATATGAGCTTTTCAGGATGAAAGATGACGAATCCATCCAAGACATGCATACTCGTTTCACCTCTATCATCAATGAGATTCACTCTCTTGGAAAAATTATTCCAAGAAACAAACTT CTAACCATTGATGAGCTTGTCGATAATCTGAAAAcctataagaagaagaagaagaaggaggaggaggaggaggaggagcagAAGGAGcaggaggagaaggagaaggagcaGAAGGAGAAGGAgcagaaggagaaggagaagaaggaggagaagga CAATGATTCAAGTGGCGAGGATGCTGATATAGCTTACCTGACAAAACGTTTTCAGAAAATGGTTTGCAGGAATAGAGGCATTCCAAAAAGGGGGAGCTCCAGCAAGCCAAAAG CCAAGAGAAACCCAGTTCCTGATAAACGCttaaagaggaaaaatgccgcTGAAAATGTTGTGAAACAAGCTCTAGCTGCATGTGGAGACTCTTCCAGCGAGTCTGAAAAAGATGATGATCAAGGTAACAGCTCCATGATGGCAATGGAAAATAAAGCAGCTGA GAAACAATTGAGAGTCTGGAGAAAGAAAGAAGATGCCTTAGCTAGAAAAATTTCAAATGTAGAACATGAAAGAGACGATCTAGTGGTTGTTGTGGTCGATCTAAAAGAGACCATTAAGTGTGTTAAAAAGGAGAAAGAAGTTTTAATTGAGAGAGTTGCTAATATTgagcatgagagagatgacctaCTAGTAGTGGTGGTAGATCTAAAGGAAACAATTGAGGAACATAAAATGGATAATAGGCCCGGGAACCGTCAAAAGGGAAAAGAGGTTGCAAGTGAGGCACATCTTAAGCTTGAGAATGAGTAA